The proteins below come from a single Ictalurus furcatus strain D&B chromosome 15, Billie_1.0, whole genome shotgun sequence genomic window:
- the cnbpa gene encoding CCHC-type zinc finger, nucleic acid binding protein a, translating to MDMSSSECFGCGRSGHWVKNCPNAGRGRGRGRGRGKDLFCYRCGEQGHIARDCEQTEDACYNCHRSGHISRDCKEPKKEREQCCYNCGKAGHVARDCDHANEQKCYSCGGFGHIQKLCDKVKCYRCGEIGHVAVQCSKASEVNCYNCGKTGHLARECTIEASA from the exons ATGGATATGAGCAGCAGTGAGTGTTTTGGATGTGGTCGCTCAGGACACTGGGTGAAGAACTGCCCCAATGCGGGGCGTGGCCGTGGGCGGGGCAGAGGTCGAGGTAAAG ATCTGTTCTGTTACCGGTGTGGAGAGCAGGGACACATTGCCCGCGACTGCGAACAGACTGAGGATG CGTGTTATAACTGTCACCGGAGTGGCCATATCTCCCGGGACTGTAAGGAACCGAAGAAGGAGCGTGAGCAGTGCTGCTATAACTGCGGTAAAGCCGGACACGTGGCCCGAGACTGTGACCACGCCAACGAGCAGAAGTGTTACTCCTGCGGTGGATTTGGACACATCCAGAAACTGTGCGACAAAGTCAAGTGCTACCG GTGCGGTGAGATCGGCCACGTGGCGGTGCAGTGCAGTAAGGCGAGCGAGGTGAACTGCTATAACTGCGGGAAGACGGGTCACCTGGCGCGGGAGTGTACCATCGAGGCCTCGGCGTAA
- the gp9 gene encoding glycoprotein IX (platelet): MKTESLTLRMISGLAVAAILLLMRSVSPSSGLSVNCSSQDLERIPDFPSNTTELYLQHNRLVTVPPGFFETFLQLRVVDLSGNPFHCGCNIRYLRAWLLKNRDVMTTSVTCSSPASRAHRAIVSLGETEFSSCVRNQCSIAGYNLALMFLLCGILGLLLWSLRLAKGLSFTLGIGEKHGSLRAESLRSLKPKHRATARYLTQWSEDLETPLLDMDMDMDILPQIIDTLHKHHNIKIKEM; encoded by the exons ATGAAGACTGAAAG CCTCACACTCAGGATGATCTCAGGTCTTGCCGTAGCTGCGATTCTTCTTCTCATGAGAAGCGTCTCGCCGTCATCAGGCCTGAGCGTCAACTGCAGCTCTCAAGATCTGGAGCGTATTCCTGATTTCCCCTCAAACACCACCGAGCTTTATCTACAGCACAACCGCCTGGTCACGGTTCCTCCGGGGTTCTTCGAGACGTTTCTACAGCTTCGTGTAGTGGATCTGTCCGGGAATCCATTCCACTGTGGCTGTAACATTCGGTACCTGAGAGCCTGGCTCCTGAAGAACCGAGACGTCATGACGACGAGTGTTACATGTTCCAGTCCGGCGTCTCGGGCACACAGAGCCATCGTGAGTCTGGGCGAGACCGAGTTCTCGTCCTGTGTGAGGAACCAGTGCTCCATTGCAGGGTATAACCTGGCATTAATGTTCCTGCTGTGTGGAATCCTGGGCTTGTTGCTGTGGAGCCTCCGCCTGGCCAAAGGGCTGTCGTTTACTCTGGGCATCGGCGAGAAGCACGGCAGCCTCCGGGCCGAATCCCTGCGCTCGCTCAAACCCAAACACAGAGCCACGGCCAGGTACTTAACGCAGTGGAGCGAGGACCTGGAGACGCCGCTGCTCGACATGGACATGGACATGGACATCCTCCCGCAGATCATCGACACGCTCCACAAACACCACAACATCAAGATCAAAGAAATGTGA